A section of the Devosia rhizoryzae genome encodes:
- the uvrA gene encoding excinuclease ABC subunit UvrA produces the protein MMKPSASQNREIIVRGAREHNLKGIDVKLPRDSLIVMTGLSGSGKSSLAFDTIYAEGQRRYVESLSAYARQFLEMMQKPDVEHIEGLSPAISIEQKTTSRNPRSTVGTVTEIYDYLRLLYARVGIPYSPATGLPIESQTVSQMVDRTLELPEGTRLYLLAPIARGRKGEFKKELADLMRKGFQRVKIDGEYHEIEDAPALDKKFKHDIEVVVDRVVVSPDISGRLAESFETALKLAEGIALVELADEKNEDGTPRQITFSEKFACPVSGFTIAEIEPRLFSFNNPFGACPVCDGLGTEQKIDPDQIVPDGSLSLRDGAILPWSKTSAPYYQQTLQAVVKSFGASTGTAWNELPFEVQHAVLYGTGKTAVDFVYDDGLRQYKTSKPFEGVIGNLERRYKETESAGMREEIEKYMSAKPCLACGGYRLKPESLAVKIDGLHVGQVSDMSIKVASKWFVDLSDKLTPTQSQIGERILKEIRERLNFLNDVGLEYLSMSRNSGTLSGGESQRIRLASQIGSGLTGVLYVLDEPSIGLHQRDNALLLETLQRLRDLGNTVIVVEHDEDAILTADYVLDIGPGAGVNGGHIVAEGTPQDILKHPDSLTGKYLSGRMGIQVPAERREGKKGKSLSIRGATGNNLKNVSVDIPLGMFVAITGVSGGGKSTLMIDTMYQAIARRLNGARVVPAPHEALTGLEFLDKVIDIDQSPIGRTPRSNPATYTGAFTPLREWFASLPEAKARGYGPGRFSFNVKGGRCEKCEGDGVLKIEMHFLPDVYVTCDVCKGKRYNRETLEVQFKGKSISDILDMTIDEGCEFFSAVPVIRDKFATLQRVGLGYVKVGQPATTLSGGEAQRVKLSKELSKRATGRTLYMLDEPTTGLHFHDVAKLLEVLHELVDGGNTVIVIEHNLEVIKTADWIIDMGPEGGDGGGQVVAMGTPEEVAAVKGSHTGHFLKEVMDRRPHYATRAAE, from the coding sequence ATGATGAAGCCTTCCGCCAGCCAGAACCGCGAAATCATCGTGCGCGGTGCCCGCGAGCACAATCTCAAGGGCATCGACGTCAAGCTGCCGCGCGACAGCCTGATCGTGATGACGGGGCTTTCCGGCTCGGGCAAGTCGTCCCTGGCATTCGACACCATCTATGCCGAGGGCCAGCGCCGCTATGTGGAGTCGCTCTCCGCCTATGCGCGCCAGTTCCTGGAAATGATGCAGAAGCCCGATGTCGAGCACATCGAAGGGCTCTCGCCGGCTATTTCCATCGAGCAGAAGACGACCTCGCGCAATCCGCGCTCGACCGTCGGCACCGTCACCGAAATCTATGACTACCTGCGCCTGCTTTATGCCCGCGTCGGTATTCCATACTCCCCGGCTACCGGCCTGCCGATCGAGTCGCAGACCGTGTCGCAGATGGTGGATCGCACGCTCGAGCTGCCGGAAGGCACGCGGCTCTATCTACTCGCGCCGATCGCGCGCGGCCGCAAGGGCGAGTTCAAGAAGGAACTGGCCGACCTGATGCGCAAGGGTTTTCAGCGCGTCAAGATCGATGGCGAATACCACGAGATCGAGGACGCGCCAGCGCTCGACAAGAAGTTCAAGCACGACATCGAAGTGGTGGTCGATCGCGTCGTCGTCTCGCCGGACATTTCCGGCCGCCTTGCTGAAAGCTTCGAAACAGCGCTGAAGCTGGCCGAAGGCATCGCCCTAGTCGAATTGGCCGACGAGAAGAATGAGGATGGCACGCCGCGCCAGATCACCTTCTCGGAAAAATTCGCCTGCCCGGTTTCCGGCTTCACCATCGCCGAAATCGAGCCGCGGCTGTTTTCGTTCAACAACCCTTTCGGCGCCTGCCCGGTCTGCGATGGCCTCGGCACCGAGCAGAAGATCGATCCGGACCAGATCGTCCCCGATGGGTCGCTGTCGCTGCGCGATGGCGCCATCCTGCCTTGGAGCAAGACCAGCGCGCCCTATTACCAGCAGACCCTGCAGGCGGTGGTGAAGAGCTTTGGCGCCTCGACGGGCACAGCCTGGAACGAGCTGCCCTTCGAGGTCCAGCACGCCGTGCTCTATGGCACCGGCAAGACTGCGGTCGATTTCGTCTATGACGATGGCCTGCGCCAGTACAAGACCAGCAAGCCCTTCGAGGGCGTGATCGGCAACCTTGAGCGTCGCTACAAGGAAACCGAAAGCGCCGGCATGCGCGAAGAGATCGAAAAGTACATGTCGGCCAAGCCGTGCCTCGCCTGTGGCGGCTATCGCCTCAAGCCCGAGTCGCTGGCGGTCAAGATCGACGGGCTGCATGTCGGCCAGGTCAGTGACATGTCGATCAAGGTGGCCAGCAAATGGTTCGTCGATCTTTCCGACAAGCTGACGCCGACACAGTCGCAGATCGGCGAGCGCATCCTCAAGGAAATTCGCGAGCGCCTGAACTTCCTCAACGATGTGGGCCTGGAATATCTGTCCATGTCGCGCAATTCCGGGACGCTGTCGGGCGGTGAATCGCAGCGTATTCGGCTCGCGTCGCAGATCGGCTCGGGCCTCACAGGCGTGCTCTACGTGCTGGACGAGCCCTCCATCGGCCTTCATCAGCGCGACAATGCCCTGCTGCTCGAAACCCTGCAGCGCCTGCGCGACCTCGGCAATACCGTGATCGTCGTCGAGCACGACGAGGACGCGATCCTGACGGCCGACTATGTGCTCGATATCGGACCCGGTGCAGGCGTCAATGGCGGCCATATCGTCGCCGAAGGCACGCCGCAGGACATCCTCAAGCACCCGGACTCGCTGACCGGCAAATACCTTTCCGGCCGCATGGGCATCCAGGTGCCGGCCGAACGCCGCGAGGGCAAGAAGGGCAAGTCGCTGTCGATCCGCGGCGCCACCGGCAACAACCTCAAGAACGTCTCGGTCGACATTCCGCTCGGCATGTTCGTGGCTATTACCGGTGTGTCAGGCGGCGGCAAGTCGACGCTGATGATCGACACCATGTATCAGGCCATCGCCCGCCGGCTGAACGGCGCGCGCGTGGTCCCTGCCCCGCATGAAGCACTGACCGGGCTTGAATTCCTCGACAAGGTCATCGACATCGACCAATCGCCGATCGGACGCACCCCGCGTTCCAACCCGGCCACCTATACTGGTGCCTTTACGCCCCTGCGCGAATGGTTCGCGAGCCTGCCCGAGGCCAAGGCGCGCGGCTATGGCCCGGGTCGCTTCAGCTTCAACGTCAAGGGCGGCCGTTGCGAAAAGTGCGAGGGCGACGGCGTCCTCAAGATCGAAATGCACTTCCTGCCCGACGTCTACGTCACCTGTGACGTCTGCAAGGGCAAGCGCTACAACCGCGAAACGCTGGAAGTGCAGTTCAAGGGCAAGTCGATCAGCGACATCCTGGACATGACCATCGACGAGGGATGCGAGTTCTTCTCGGCTGTCCCGGTGATCCGCGACAAGTTCGCGACGCTGCAGCGCGTGGGCCTCGGTTATGTCAAGGTCGGCCAACCGGCGACGACGCTTTCGGGCGGCGAGGCGCAGCGCGTCAAGCTTTCCAAGGAGCTCTCCAAGCGCGCCACCGGCCGCACGCTCTATATGCTGGACGAGCCGACGACGGGTCTCCATTTCCACGACGTGGCCAAGCTGCTCGAAGTGCTGCATGAGCTTGTCGATGGCGGCAATACTGTGATCGTCATCGAGCACAATCTCGAAGTGATCAAGACGGCCGACTGGATCATCGACATGGGCCCCGAAGGCGGCGACGGCGGTGGCCAGGTCGTCGCCATGGGCACGCCGGAAGAGGTCGCGGCCGTGAAAGGCTCGCATACCGGGCACTTCTTGAAGGAAGTGATGGACCGGCGTCCGCATTATGCGACTCGGGCGGCGGAGTAG
- a CDS encoding MFS transporter codes for MTRHGPLAVLAAATVISVGGTRLSTIAIPWLVLTTTGNPVLTGLVGLAEMLPYVVAKALSGPLIDRRGAKRMSILSDLLSMFAVAIVPVLFWSGLLSIWLLLPAVALIGILRAPSDAAKQALVPAVAESGSLPMERVTGILGASERLAGTLGAAGAGALIAFIGPAPALIVNAGAFGVSALVLWAGLPKPARVTPDLAPYGAQLAEGWSFLLQDKVLVSLVIMVAITNLLDQAYAVVLLPVWVRSAGFDAGFLGLLFALFSGASIAGAAVAAAIGQRLPRLTVYTVAFLLTGLPRFAVFAFELPTLVILATITISGLASGFLNPIISAIMFERIPSRITGRVVALIGSLTWILLPFGGLYAGILVEGAGLALAWALSGALYFLVTLAPIAVPSFRDMRRRLPLSTV; via the coding sequence ATGACCCGGCATGGACCGCTCGCCGTTCTGGCCGCAGCCACGGTTATTTCGGTTGGCGGAACGCGGCTTTCCACCATCGCCATTCCCTGGCTGGTGCTGACCACAACCGGTAACCCAGTGCTGACCGGTCTGGTGGGTCTTGCCGAGATGCTGCCCTATGTGGTGGCCAAGGCGCTGAGCGGTCCCTTGATCGACCGGCGGGGCGCCAAGCGCATGTCGATCCTTTCAGATCTCCTCTCCATGTTCGCAGTGGCAATCGTGCCAGTGTTGTTCTGGTCCGGCCTGCTCTCGATCTGGCTATTGCTGCCAGCCGTCGCACTGATCGGCATTCTTCGGGCGCCTTCCGATGCAGCCAAGCAGGCGCTGGTTCCCGCCGTCGCGGAAAGCGGCTCTTTGCCGATGGAGCGGGTCACCGGCATTTTGGGTGCCAGCGAACGGCTTGCCGGCACGCTGGGTGCAGCCGGGGCAGGGGCGCTCATCGCCTTCATCGGGCCGGCACCGGCGCTGATCGTCAACGCCGGGGCGTTCGGCGTATCTGCGCTGGTGCTGTGGGCTGGTCTCCCCAAGCCGGCGCGGGTCACTCCTGACCTTGCACCCTATGGCGCCCAGCTGGCTGAAGGCTGGTCCTTCCTCCTTCAGGACAAAGTACTGGTCAGCCTCGTGATCATGGTGGCCATCACCAATCTCCTCGATCAGGCCTATGCGGTGGTGCTGCTGCCTGTCTGGGTCCGATCGGCAGGTTTTGACGCCGGCTTCCTCGGGCTGCTGTTCGCCCTATTCTCAGGCGCGTCCATCGCTGGTGCGGCAGTCGCGGCAGCCATCGGCCAGCGCTTGCCACGGCTTACCGTTTACACCGTGGCTTTTCTTCTGACCGGACTGCCGCGTTTTGCGGTCTTTGCCTTCGAGCTGCCGACGCTTGTGATCCTGGCAACCATCACCATTTCCGGTCTGGCCTCCGGCTTCCTTAACCCAATTATCTCCGCCATCATGTTTGAGCGCATACCCTCGCGCATCACCGGTCGCGTCGTGGCGCTGATTGGCTCGCTCACCTGGATACTGCTGCCTTTTGGCGGGCTCTATGCCGGCATTCTTGTTGAGGGCGCGGGACTTGCATTAGCCTGGGCACTGTCTGGCGCGCTCTACTTCCTGGTCACGCTTGCGCCCATTGCTGTTCCAAGTTTCCGCGACATGCGGCGGCGCCTGCCACTGTCCACAGTCTGA
- a CDS encoding bleomycin resistance protein, which translates to MDHATPNLPSADFDRTERFYAGLGFARSWRDEGWMILKGGTVTLEFFSHPDVDPATSWFSCCLRLDDVDAFYQTCLAAGIPDTRTGWPRVHSPRVEAWGGRVGALIDPDGTLLRLIQN; encoded by the coding sequence ATGGATCACGCGACGCCCAATCTGCCCTCAGCCGATTTCGACCGCACCGAGCGCTTCTACGCCGGCCTAGGCTTCGCTCGCAGCTGGCGCGACGAGGGCTGGATGATCCTCAAAGGCGGGACGGTTACGCTCGAGTTCTTTTCGCATCCAGATGTCGATCCTGCGACAAGCTGGTTCAGCTGCTGCCTCCGGCTCGACGATGTCGACGCGTTCTACCAGACATGCCTAGCAGCGGGCATCCCCGACACGCGAACCGGCTGGCCACGTGTGCATTCCCCACGGGTGGAAGCTTGGGGCGGACGCGTCGGCGCGCTGATCGATCCCGACGGAACCTTGCTTCGCCTGATCCAGAACTGA
- a CDS encoding NAD(P)H-binding protein yields MTDFSNSTLLVTGANGNLGRIVVEELLARGAKHTVAGTRDTAALADFAARGVDVRRLDFDDAASLQSAFAGVDRALIISTVAPNRTEQQTAAVAAAKAAGVSYLAYTSAPNARPNADAGGIADHYWTEVAIAASGLDFTILRNHIYADMTLVGAAPALASGQLFEATAGKGRNYVTRADAARAAAGALLTATGKQILDITGPAPVQQAEVAALYTKLTGKSVSAVTLTGEQLLGGLQAAGVPSFMAELLVAFDLDAAQGHHAVVTDAVKQLTGREPESLDSFLTANKAALAG; encoded by the coding sequence ATGACCGACTTCAGCAATTCCACCCTGCTCGTTACCGGCGCCAACGGCAATCTCGGCCGTATCGTCGTCGAGGAGCTACTTGCCCGCGGCGCCAAGCACACTGTGGCCGGCACGCGCGACACCGCAGCCCTTGCGGACTTTGCCGCCCGCGGCGTCGACGTGCGCCGCCTCGATTTCGATGACGCCGCCTCGCTCCAGTCGGCCTTTGCTGGCGTGGATCGTGCGCTGATCATCAGCACCGTGGCGCCGAACCGCACCGAACAGCAGACCGCCGCGGTTGCTGCTGCAAAGGCTGCGGGCGTCAGCTACCTCGCCTACACGTCAGCACCCAATGCTCGCCCGAATGCCGATGCCGGCGGCATTGCCGACCACTACTGGACCGAAGTGGCCATCGCTGCATCCGGGCTCGACTTTACGATCCTGCGCAATCACATCTATGCCGACATGACCCTTGTCGGCGCCGCTCCGGCCCTTGCCAGCGGCCAGCTCTTCGAAGCCACAGCCGGCAAGGGCCGCAATTATGTGACCCGCGCCGATGCCGCACGCGCCGCGGCGGGTGCGCTGCTGACCGCCACGGGCAAGCAGATCCTCGACATCACCGGCCCTGCGCCCGTGCAGCAGGCTGAGGTCGCCGCGCTCTACACCAAGCTGACGGGCAAATCGGTCAGCGCCGTCACCCTCACCGGCGAGCAACTGCTGGGCGGTCTACAGGCGGCTGGCGTTCCGAGCTTCATGGCCGAGCTTCTGGTCGCCTTCGATCTCGATGCCGCTCAGGGCCACCATGCGGTGGTGACCGATGCCGTCAAGCAGCTGACCGGCCGCGAACCGGAAAGCCTTGATTCATTCCTCACCGCCAACAAAGCTGCCCTCGCCGGCTAA
- a CDS encoding winged helix-turn-helix transcriptional regulator → MFEGQDTAAIYVARWADAVATPAAGPCPVRDVLDKIGDKWSMLLVMTLAAGPRRFNQLHREVPDISQKMLTQTLRDLQRDGLVARQVFDTKPPSVEYRLTDLGQSLIVPIGTLIEWANKSIPRIEASRTHFDQVS, encoded by the coding sequence ATGTTTGAGGGTCAGGACACCGCCGCAATCTATGTTGCGCGCTGGGCCGATGCCGTCGCCACCCCTGCCGCCGGTCCTTGCCCGGTGCGCGACGTGCTCGACAAGATCGGCGACAAGTGGAGCATGCTGCTGGTGATGACGCTTGCGGCCGGTCCCAGGCGCTTCAACCAGCTGCACCGCGAGGTGCCAGACATTTCGCAGAAGATGCTGACGCAAACGTTGCGCGACCTGCAGCGCGACGGCCTAGTCGCGCGCCAAGTCTTCGACACCAAGCCGCCCTCGGTCGAATACCGGCTGACGGATCTCGGCCAGTCGCTGATCGTGCCCATCGGCACCCTGATCGAATGGGCCAACAAGAGCATCCCCAGGATCGAAGCCTCGCGCACCCACTTCGACCAGGTGAGCTAG
- the ssb gene encoding single-stranded DNA-binding protein, which produces MAGSVNKVILVGNLGNDPEVRNLPSGGKVVNLSVATSENWKDKNTGERREKTEWHRVVIFSEGLARVAESYLRKGSKVYIEGQLQTRKWQDQSGADKYSTEIVLQGFNSNLTLLDGRGDGEGGGGGSGGGYGNEGGGFRGVRDQGGGGRRPSANAPAFEPGGMDDDIPF; this is translated from the coding sequence ATGGCTGGCAGCGTGAACAAGGTTATCCTGGTCGGCAATCTGGGCAATGACCCGGAAGTGCGGAACCTGCCGAGCGGCGGCAAGGTCGTGAACCTGTCGGTCGCGACATCGGAAAACTGGAAAGACAAGAATACCGGCGAGCGCCGCGAAAAGACCGAGTGGCACCGCGTGGTGATCTTCTCGGAAGGCCTCGCGCGCGTGGCCGAAAGCTATCTGCGCAAGGGCTCCAAGGTCTATATCGAGGGCCAGCTGCAGACCCGCAAGTGGCAGGACCAGTCGGGCGCCGACAAGTATTCCACCGAGATCGTGCTGCAGGGCTTCAACTCGAACCTGACGCTGCTCGATGGTCGCGGCGATGGCGAAGGTGGCGGCGGTGGTTCGGGTGGCGGCTACGGCAATGAAGGCGGCGGCTTCCGCGGCGTGCGCGACCAGGGCGGCGGCGGGCGTCGGCCGTCCGCCAACGCCCCGGCCTTCGAGCCCGGCGGCATGGACGACGACATCCCGTTCTGA
- a CDS encoding ArsR/SmtB family transcription factor produces the protein MTARSISRISPDTMALRALAHPQRMRMLGLLRLDGPATATSLAARMGLNSGATSYHLRQLSRHGFVEEDTERGNGRERWWRASHESTFTKNVTEDEDALDAAAAFGQAALQWQVSQMQQAVERFTQLSPAWREASTASDFTIPLTAEAAKALTEKLVELLWEAKRSAPPLGEPLPSDMEKVTFVLHAFPSVPDGEP, from the coding sequence ATGACCGCAAGATCCATCTCTCGTATATCGCCGGATACGATGGCCCTGCGTGCACTGGCGCATCCTCAGCGCATGCGCATGCTGGGCCTGTTGCGGCTCGACGGGCCAGCAACCGCCACGAGCCTCGCCGCTCGGATGGGTCTGAATTCGGGCGCAACTAGCTACCACCTGCGGCAACTCTCCCGGCACGGTTTCGTTGAGGAGGACACCGAGCGCGGCAACGGACGGGAGCGATGGTGGCGGGCCTCGCACGAATCCACCTTCACCAAGAACGTCACCGAGGACGAAGACGCACTTGATGCCGCCGCAGCGTTCGGGCAGGCGGCACTGCAGTGGCAGGTGAGCCAGATGCAGCAGGCGGTGGAGCGCTTCACACAGCTGTCTCCGGCCTGGCGGGAAGCATCCACGGCCAGCGATTTCACCATTCCGCTGACCGCCGAAGCGGCCAAGGCGCTGACCGAAAAACTTGTCGAGCTCCTCTGGGAGGCGAAGCGCTCGGCTCCGCCCCTTGGCGAGCCACTGCCCTCAGACATGGAAAAGGTCACCTTTGTGCTGCACGCCTTCCCCAGCGTGCCTGATGGCGAGCCATGA
- a CDS encoding efflux RND transporter permease subunit — protein sequence MSSGSFLKRALDRITHKRSIGFGLEYIGLMTLRFPRVVALTILAFSILAFSQIPRANVDGDLLRVYAHSGQYYDAYEHLSDTFGTFENDIYVLVNSPRLADPDVIEQIRSLAFDLELNDYAVGTMSPFTLRKPTADGGSVPAVPEGMLTTDEVAMALMDLQQNDPMMRNLITPDLTGVVLIMFPNQEKVREDGAKAMIANLRETIAPYQTDAISIELTGPPVWSSEMLNAAVDDQVKFTVWGFGLGSIIALLALRSFFGAIIVAATPFLAVMWSMGIILLTFGSFSFLTIIVTTLVLVISFAESMFFVFNWLAFWRDGMEPNKAVDATVKLVGPAAALTMLTTFVSFASLSLTPGQGIREFSMAGAIGTLLLFVCLMTFLPLLLKFAVRMGFKAPPKSSMVLTAPLPLAWFIASKFGRPVSIAAIIVTVLLLIPYGLIQPRFSFEDFVATNSTALTAAEEIDSGVGGVAPLYVRVPLTEMDPNVGAQDFEKIRKVHEIVEARLGENKVISAASMTNYTETGFTREEVFDAVGPFMRQRFVTDDGSQGLVTGFMPTIIESGVLKQLVSDLQSDLRAAGITDAEVGGFRILTTFATDDIVRGLQLDLTISVLVNLGLIGFAFQSFRVALASAIPNLFPVLGTEAWLYFTGQGLQLTTVIALTIAFGVAVDDTVHFLSHYLHSRRDEGLAHLDAVKHTLERIGGAIVATTIILCAGVVIVTFSELPQVALFGTLFVSTLAFAVIGDLFILPALLAAGGKFFHPLGKIGVRMADEDPTPDDPTADTHTTGPAATPT from the coding sequence GTGTCTTCTGGTTCTTTTCTGAAGCGGGCTCTGGACCGCATTACCCACAAGCGTTCGATCGGCTTCGGCCTTGAATATATCGGGCTCATGACGCTGCGCTTCCCGCGCGTCGTGGCCCTCACCATCCTGGCTTTTTCAATCCTGGCCTTCAGTCAGATCCCGCGCGCCAATGTCGACGGCGACCTGCTGCGCGTTTATGCGCATTCAGGCCAGTATTACGATGCCTATGAGCATCTGTCGGACACCTTTGGCACTTTCGAGAACGACATCTACGTCCTCGTCAACTCGCCCCGTCTCGCCGATCCCGACGTGATCGAGCAAATCCGCAGCCTCGCCTTCGACCTCGAGCTCAACGACTATGCCGTGGGCACCATGTCGCCCTTTACCCTGCGCAAACCGACGGCCGACGGCGGCTCCGTGCCAGCTGTGCCCGAAGGCATGCTGACGACCGATGAAGTCGCCATGGCGCTTATGGACTTGCAGCAGAACGACCCCATGATGCGCAATCTGATCACGCCTGATCTCACCGGCGTGGTGCTCATCATGTTCCCCAACCAGGAAAAGGTGCGGGAGGACGGGGCCAAGGCGATGATCGCCAATCTGCGCGAGACCATCGCTCCCTATCAAACCGATGCCATCTCGATCGAACTCACCGGTCCCCCGGTCTGGAGCTCGGAGATGCTCAATGCCGCGGTGGACGATCAGGTCAAGTTCACCGTCTGGGGCTTTGGGCTCGGATCCATTATCGCCCTGCTCGCACTGCGCTCCTTCTTTGGTGCGATCATCGTGGCCGCAACGCCGTTCCTCGCGGTCATGTGGTCGATGGGGATCATCCTCCTTACCTTCGGCTCCTTTTCCTTCCTCACCATCATCGTGACCACCTTGGTGCTGGTGATCTCCTTTGCCGAATCCATGTTTTTCGTCTTCAACTGGCTGGCCTTCTGGCGGGACGGCATGGAGCCCAACAAGGCGGTAGATGCCACGGTCAAACTGGTCGGCCCCGCTGCGGCGCTGACCATGCTGACCACCTTCGTGAGCTTTGCCTCGCTGTCGCTGACCCCCGGCCAGGGCATTCGCGAGTTCTCGATGGCCGGCGCCATCGGCACCTTGCTGCTGTTCGTCTGCCTTATGACCTTCCTGCCGCTGCTGCTGAAATTTGCGGTGCGCATGGGCTTCAAGGCGCCGCCCAAGTCGAGCATGGTGCTGACCGCTCCCCTGCCCCTGGCCTGGTTCATCGCCAGCAAATTTGGCCGGCCTGTTTCGATCGCCGCCATCATCGTGACCGTCCTGCTGCTGATCCCCTATGGGCTGATCCAGCCGCGCTTTTCCTTCGAGGATTTTGTCGCCACCAACTCCACGGCGCTGACTGCGGCGGAGGAGATCGACAGCGGCGTCGGCGGCGTGGCCCCGCTCTATGTGCGCGTGCCGCTGACCGAAATGGACCCCAATGTGGGCGCGCAGGATTTCGAGAAAATCCGCAAGGTGCACGAGATCGTCGAAGCGCGGCTGGGCGAGAACAAGGTCATTTCCGCGGCCAGCATGACCAACTATACCGAGACCGGCTTCACCCGCGAAGAAGTGTTCGACGCAGTTGGACCGTTCATGCGGCAGCGCTTCGTCACCGATGACGGCTCGCAGGGCCTGGTCACCGGCTTCATGCCGACGATCATTGAGTCCGGCGTCCTAAAGCAACTGGTCTCCGACTTGCAGTCCGACCTGCGCGCTGCCGGCATCACCGACGCCGAAGTGGGCGGCTTTCGTATCCTCACGACCTTTGCCACCGACGACATCGTGCGCGGCCTCCAGCTCGACCTCACCATTTCGGTTCTGGTCAACCTCGGTCTGATCGGCTTTGCCTTCCAAAGCTTCCGCGTCGCCCTGGCCTCCGCTATTCCCAACCTCTTTCCGGTGCTGGGAACCGAGGCATGGCTTTATTTCACCGGCCAGGGGCTGCAGCTCACCACCGTGATCGCGCTGACCATTGCCTTCGGCGTTGCGGTCGATGACACGGTGCACTTCCTCTCCCATTACCTCCATTCCCGGCGGGACGAGGGCCTGGCGCATCTCGATGCCGTCAAGCACACGCTGGAGCGCATCGGCGGCGCCATCGTTGCCACCACCATCATCCTCTGCGCCGGCGTGGTGATCGTCACCTTCTCCGAACTGCCGCAGGTGGCACTGTTCGGTACGCTGTTTGTCTCGACCCTGGCTTTTGCGGTGATCGGCGATTTGTTCATCCTGCCGGCCCTCCTGGCTGCGGGTGGCAAGTTCTTCCACCCCCTGGGCAAGATCGGCGTGCGCATGGCCGACGAGGACCCGACGCCGGACGATCCGACAGCCGATACGCACACGACGGGACCTGCCGCAACCCCCACCTGA